The proteins below are encoded in one region of Ostrea edulis chromosome 3, xbOstEdul1.1, whole genome shotgun sequence:
- the LOC130052998 gene encoding uncharacterized protein LOC130052998, which yields MYCIHNSGSLPTFGDGIVTEKLCKTGFSHCCSRTYEIQIKNCGTHYVYCLPASNACPERICFGTNGSCEYPTTSTIPTTTTESKYVPSKDYNDLKSKYIVAIVTVVLLVAVISVVTVVIIFYVYKKKKLEREVRQSKVTLPGNEFERSSTPVESNTPPFMHFQSINKQH from the exons ATGTACTGCATTCATAATTCAGGATCGTTGCCGACTTTTGGAGATGGTATCGTCACAGAAAAACTTTGTAAAACTGGATTTTCTCATTGTTGTTCGCGAACATATGAAATCCAAATAAAGAACTGTGGGACACATTACGTATACTGTCTGCCAGCATCAAACGCCTGTCCCGAGAGAATCTGCTTTG GTACTAACGGATCGTGTGAATATCCAACTACTAGCACGATTCCCACCACAACGACTGAAAGCAAATATGTTCCAAGCAAAGATTACAACG ATTTAAAATCGAAGTACATCGTTGCCATTGTGACAGTTGTATTGCTCGTGGCCGTTATTTCCGTTGTCACTGTGGTGATCATCTTCTACGTTTACAA AAAGAAGAAACTAGAACGAGAGGTGCGACAAAGCAAAGTTACACTTCCTGGTAATGAATTCGAGCGATCATCGACCCCTGTTGAAAGCAATACTCCCCCTTTCATGCATTTCCAGTCCATTAATAAACAGCACTAA
- the LOC125674294 gene encoding uncharacterized protein LOC125674294, protein MIRIFLLSCVCVSQVRLYNNIALGKLAQQLYPYSSFRWGADKAVDGLKSDYSAAGGQCTISGIAKRTARWWVDLGGVLSIHHITIYYRTDNVAWDFDNAYTTRFLGFSVYISNTTNKDDGVLCFKDTVYTRATIPNPTNITCLNHGRYVIYYIERLQGVTYPPEYSSSAHNELCEFEVYGCPTPGVYGENCDIPCPQNCQERHCDIVTGTCLGCIPGYKGSFCDQLCDNKKYGLECKQNCGNCSDGIQCNHVNGSCPNGCDVGARGDKCDEDLDSDCVEKLVENIQVSFHNVSWTTAVAGPITQYDPQVNLICSFTPAADDTLLYHITWNVDNNILIKSQNVDKTSLQNAILSADDLHNAGKKIGIWIQCIVGLTKSEDKLPCVTKGSTLFFAGIEVLNETLTIERQDHSTIMVRPTIPFGSQTLDTGTQNTSPLNIQLSFLNDNIKAKCRANGGFAQCSITIPSYTYDERQKYDDTTNWYKIYTMTVYNSDEEGYYIDNRRLVLRLETNSPAGNGARIFGGVVLPDVYINIVESNEAWKGKRCSSYIDPHLTSFDGLPFECQATGCITGKTYTFYKNSDHLQEVQVRHANCWGSPRCACAVAARSGQDVFTMDFCDSRRYINFPICKDKSLKVIKETDKLFKILFPTGTYVKVMLYDSGSWYMNIEVYPTVADVQKTSGLCGFLDDDTTNDLRLLDGSISTSSPPDDFSLSWKLPDGSADDLLSHSHSVYDTLAPLSTYFQKLCTCDRGKTYCSYKKYVDCETDVKGKEYQCILHNSARKKRDLEFIHNVQKREQQSETKMQRVVRSKRQVITVADAQKTCYTTFEESQLYATCLEVVPNFSNESVENCILDLSMTGEENLTQIHLETALGQCQAYILLNSTLKKEQSNFSEIMINLCPNNCSSNGICSGGNCTCNYGYGGSDCSFDILSPPTITKISDDGLCDKTEEACDDITLYGQYFLENMGTTCYVNRQEITETKNISSQESYTVSLEERTLYEGYCRLDYSLTNTWSTTFEFKISNDGTQFSEMYYVCVYQSECQIFNNDTGSVYFTLQDGYCYINGSCIQKGEFSGNDSYYRCDPDTNRYDWTYECNTTVSTTQDTGTTASSTTNTSTSSIGTETTLSISSSTSAPGTTSTGAQTTLSISSSVASSVSPSDTTSTSPSTTTQSTPLTSTSQSTSQSTTSLPLVSSSTDSVHLKTTSPSLNDIDDNSHRSTKQDTELSERAIGLICAVAFITVAIISLTGYLLKAKCSKR, encoded by the exons atttCGATAATGCGTACACCACTCGATTCCTTGGTTTCTCGGTATATATATCGAACACAACTAATAAAGATGACGGGGTACTGTGTTTTAAAGACACGGTGTACACCAGAGCCACAATACCGAACCCGACAAACATAACATGTCTAAATCATGGACGTTACGTCATTTATTACATCGAGAGACTCCAAGGCGTCACTTATCCTCCTGAATATTCTTCGTCCGCACACAACGAGCTCTGTGAATTTGAAGTTTACG GTTGTCCAACACCAGGCGTTTATGGAGAGAACTGTGATATACCGTGTCCTCAGAATTGTCAGGAGAGACACTGTGACATTGTGACTGGAACCTGTCTGGGGTGTATTCCGGGATATAAAGGGTCTTTCTGCGATCAAC TCTGTGATAATAAGAAATACGGCCTGGAGTGTAAACAGAACTGTGGTAACTGTAGCGATGGGATACAATGTAATCACGTGAACGGAAGTTGTCCGAACGGATGTGACGTCGGAGCTCGAGGCGATAAATGCGATGAAG ATCTAGACAGTGATT GTGTGGAAAAGTTGGTGGAGAACATTCAAGTTTCCTTTCATAACGTGTCTTGGACAACAGCTGTTGCAGGACCTATAACACAGTATGATCCACAGGTCAATCTGATTTGCTCCTTTACACCTGCTGCTGATGATACGCTATTGTACCACATAACCTGGAACGTCGACAACAACATTCTGATTAAAAGTCAGAATGTTGACAAGACATCCCTACAGAACGCAATACTCTCTGCTGATGATCTCCACAATGCCGGGAAAAAGATTGGTATCTGG ATACAATGTATCGTGGGACTAACAAAATCAGAGGATAAACTACCATGTGTTACCAAAGGGAGCACTCTTTTCTTCGCTGGAATAGAG gtTTTGAATGAGACGCTTACGATTGAGAGACAGGACCATTCAACCATCATGGTACGTCCAACTATCCCGTTCGGTTCCCAAACCTTAGATACGGGAACACAGAACACAAGTCCTTTGAATATACAGCTGTCATTCCTGAACGACAATATCAAGGCCAAGTGTCGAGCTAATGGAGGCTTTGCCCAATGTTCTATTACAATACCAAGCTACACGTACGATGAAAGACAAAAGTATGACGATACAACAAACTGGTATAAAATCTACACAATGACGGTCTATAACTCAGATGAGGAGGGATACTATATTGATAATCGCCGCTTGGTACTAAGACTAGAAACAAACAGTCCAGCAGGCAATGGAGCTAGAATATTTGGTGGTGTCGTGCTTCCAGATGTATAC ATCAATATCGTGGAGTCAAATGAAGCATGGAAGGGAAAGCGATGCAGCTCGTATATCGATCCACATTTAACATCCTTTGATGGATT ACCCTTCGAATGCCAGGCAACAGGATGCATTACAGGGAAGACATACACATTCTACAAAAACAGCGATCATCTACAAGAG GTCCAGGTACGACATGCTAATTGTTGGGGCTCACCACGGTGTGCATGTGCAGTAGCAGCTAGATCAGGTCAAGATGTGTTCACAATGGACTTCTGCGACTCAAGACGATACATCAATTTCCCTATATGTAAAGACAAATCACTGAAGGTCATCAAAGAAACAGATAAACTATTTAAG ATACTTTTTCCAACTGGGACTTACGTCAAAGTGATGTTATACGATTCTGGATCATGGTACATGAACATTGAAGTCTATCCAACTGTTGCTGATGTACAGAAAACATCAGGACTATGTGGGTTTTTGGACGATGATACAACAAATGATCTTCGTCTTTTGGATGGATCGATCAGCACTTCTAGTCCTCCGGACGATTTCTCTTTATCATGGAA ATTACCAGATGGCAGCgctgatgatctcctgtctcaCTCACATTCTGTATATGACACCCTAGCTCCCTTGTCAACCTACTtccaaaagttgtgcacatgtGATCGCGGAAAAACGTATTGTAGTTACAAGAAATATGTAGACTGTGAAACAGATGTAAAAGGAAAGGAATACCAATGTATCTTACACAATAGCGCCAGGAAAAAACGAGACCTGGAATTCATTCATAATGTCCAAAAAAGAGAACAACAGTCAGAAACTAAGATGCAG CGAGTCGTGCGAAGTAAGCGGCAGGTCATAACTGTGGCAGATGCTCAGAAGACATGCTACACAACGTTTGAAGAATCACAGCTCTATGCAACGTGTCTTGAAGTAGTGCCAAATTTTAGCAATGAAAGCGTGGAAAACTGCATTTTGGATTTGTCT ATGACTGGAGAGGAAAACCTCACACAAATACATCTTGAAACTGCTCTCGGACAATGTCAGGCATATATTTTGCTGAATTCAACTCTGAAAAAAGAACAGTCTAACTTTTCAGAGATAATGATCAATTTATGTCCAAATAATTGCAGCAGTAACGGTATTTGTTCTGGGG GAAACTGTACGTGTAACTATGGCTACGGTGGAAGCGACTGTTCGTTTGATATTCTCTCCCCACCGACAATAACCAAAATATCAGACGATGGATTGTGCGATAAAACCGAGGAGGCGTGCGATGATATTACACTGTATGGCCAATATTTCTTGGAAAACATGGGGACTACATGCTACGTAAATCGACAAGAG ATAACAGAAACAAAGAACATTTCTTCACAAGAGTCCTACACCGTTAGCCTAGAGGAGAGAACCTTGTATGAAGGATATTGTAGACTTGATTATTCACTGACCAACACATGGAGTACGACATTTGAATTCAAGATATCTAATGATGGTACCCAGTTCTCAGAGATGTATTATGTGTGTGTCTATCAGTCGGAAtgtcaaatattcaacaacgaCACTGGAAGTGTCTATTTCACTCTACAG gATGGATACTGTTACATCAACGGGAGCTGTATTCAGAAAGGTGAATTCAGTGGTAACGACTCCTACTACCGGTGTGACCCTGATACAAACAGATATGATTGGACGTATG AATGTAACACGACAGTATCAACAACCCAGGACACAGGGACGACAGCTTCCTCTACAACAAACACAAGTACGTCCTCTATAGGAACCGAAACCACTCTCAGCATTTCAAGCAGTACCTCCGCTCCAGGCACTACTTCTACAGGTGCACAAACGACTCTTAGCATTTCCAGCAGTGTAGCCAGCAGTGTTTCCCCTTCAGACACCACTTCCACATCTCCATCAACAACGACACAGTCAACACCTTTGACTTCAACTTCACAGTCAACATCACAGTCAACTACATCGCTGCCCCTGGTCTCATCCTCTACTGATAGTGTACATTTAAAGACCACATCACCATCATTGAATGATATAGACGATAACTCACACAGAAGCACCAAACAGGATACTGAATTATCAGAGCGGGCTATAGGGTTAATCTGTGCAGTGGCTTTTATTACCGTGGCAATAATTTCCCTCACCGGATATTTGCTCAAAGCAAAATGTAGCAAAAG GTGA